In Callithrix jacchus isolate 240 chromosome 18, calJac240_pri, whole genome shotgun sequence, one DNA window encodes the following:
- the LOC128930954 gene encoding putative inactive beta-glucuronidase protein GUSBP11 isoform X1: MEVQGAGQPLELPRRLLRRPAPGLPGAVVAAAAAFGPTLDMQVLSSFKNICQDSRLWHFCQLGVAQMGCDLARVVDPGPAEKSGAEDWQCPLLCHSGIICYMTDTCKWLPSCLHHTPHLPTPPHSLPARDRFAFTEWTGLDLGRPQTCELRLNNPQQGSSKPQFSHPGYPKGYFVHNTDFDFSSAGLQRSVLLFTTLPALMTSPSPSPPAWSKTVARASSRILSQRGPGWLCLFPVWKALPGKRFSQHL, translated from the exons ATGGAAGTGCAAGGAGCTGGACAGCCCCTGGAGCTTCCGCGCCGACTTCTCCGACGACCGGCGCCGGGGCTTCCGGGAGCGGTGGTAGCGGCCGCTGCTGCG TTTGGCCCCACCCTGGACATGCAGGTTCTCTCCAGCTTCAAGAACATCTGCCAGGACTCGCGGCTATGGCATTTTTGTCAGCTGGGTGTGGCACAAATGGGATGTGACCTTGCCAGAGTGGTGGACCCAGGACCTGCAGAGAAGAGTGGTGCTGAGGATTGGCAGTGCCCACTCCTATGCCATTCTG GGATCATCTGCTACATGACTGACACCTGCAAGTGGCTACCATCCTGCCTCCACCACAcgccccacctccccaccccaccccatagTCTTCCTGCTAGGGACAGATTTGCCTTCACAGAATGGACGGGCCTGGATCTGGGGAGGCCACAGACATGTGAGCTGAGGTTAAACAACCCACAGCAGGGGTCCAGCAAACCACAGTTCTCCCACCCTGGATATCCCAAGGGTTACTTTGTCCACAACACAGACTTTGACTTCAGCTCGGCGGGACTGCAGCGGTCTGTGCTTCTGTTCACGACACTACCTGCATTGAtgacatcaccatcaccatcaccaccagcgTGGAGCAAGACAGTGGCGAGAGCTTCCAGTAGGATCCTTTCTCAGCGGGGCCCAGGGTGGCTCTGTTTGTTCCCTGTTTGGAAAGCTCTCCCAGGAAAAAGGTTCTCCCAGCATCTCTAA
- the LOC128930954 gene encoding putative inactive beta-glucuronidase protein GUSBP11 isoform X2, with protein MEVQGAGQPLELPRRLLRRPAPGLPGAVVAAAAAFGPTLDMQVLSSFKNICQDSRLWHFCQLGVAQMGCDLARVVDPGPAEKSGAEDWQCPLLCHSGIICYMTDTCKWLPSCLHHTPHLPTPPHSLPARDRFAFTEWTGLDLGRPQTCELRLNNPQQGSSKPQFSHPGYPKGYFVHNTDFDFSSAGLQRSVLLFTTLPALMTSPSPSPPAWSKTVARASTLLPPAIGD; from the exons ATGGAAGTGCAAGGAGCTGGACAGCCCCTGGAGCTTCCGCGCCGACTTCTCCGACGACCGGCGCCGGGGCTTCCGGGAGCGGTGGTAGCGGCCGCTGCTGCG TTTGGCCCCACCCTGGACATGCAGGTTCTCTCCAGCTTCAAGAACATCTGCCAGGACTCGCGGCTATGGCATTTTTGTCAGCTGGGTGTGGCACAAATGGGATGTGACCTTGCCAGAGTGGTGGACCCAGGACCTGCAGAGAAGAGTGGTGCTGAGGATTGGCAGTGCCCACTCCTATGCCATTCTG GGATCATCTGCTACATGACTGACACCTGCAAGTGGCTACCATCCTGCCTCCACCACAcgccccacctccccaccccaccccatagTCTTCCTGCTAGGGACAGATTTGCCTTCACAGAATGGACGGGCCTGGATCTGGGGAGGCCACAGACATGTGAGCTGAGGTTAAACAACCCACAGCAGGGGTCCAGCAAACCACAGTTCTCCCACCCTGGATATCCCAAGGGTTACTTTGTCCACAACACAGACTTTGACTTCAGCTCGGCGGGACTGCAGCGGTCTGTGCTTCTGTTCACGACACTACCTGCATTGAtgacatcaccatcaccatcaccaccagcgTGGAGCAAGACAGTGGCGAGAGCTTCCA CGTTACTGCCACCTGCTATAGGTGACTGA